The following are encoded together in the bacterium genome:
- a CDS encoding nucleotidyl transferase AbiEii/AbiGii toxin family protein codes for MNPSRERVQQLAATSGFAAETLEKVVRLGTFAADVGRHPLLSRVLVLKGGTALNLCFGPPRRLSVDLDFNYVGAVERDAMLAERPEVERAVRAIAAAQGYRVQESKPEHAGGKLHLRYTSSAGTPDRIEVDLNFLMRVSLSPPTRRSLWQPEGDEQPSVAIASLEELAVGKLCALMARALPRDLFDALRLPTLLGDDWHGRRFRRLFVAMAGMLDHPLHRYGRERLERVTAAMVQEQLAPMLNRDEHISATELRERCWDVIAPLLTLEAEEREFTDRIQRGELRPELIFPDDPETADRLRSHPVLVWKADNARRWNERR; via the coding sequence ATGAACCCTAGCCGGGAGCGCGTCCAGCAACTCGCCGCCACCAGCGGGTTCGCGGCCGAGACGCTCGAGAAGGTCGTGCGACTCGGAACCTTCGCGGCCGACGTCGGGCGTCATCCGCTGCTCTCGCGTGTCCTCGTGCTGAAGGGCGGCACGGCACTGAATCTCTGCTTCGGACCACCGCGCCGTCTGTCGGTCGATCTGGATTTCAACTATGTCGGCGCGGTCGAGCGCGACGCGATGCTGGCGGAACGTCCCGAGGTGGAGCGCGCGGTGCGCGCCATCGCGGCGGCCCAGGGGTATCGCGTCCAGGAGTCGAAACCGGAACACGCCGGCGGCAAGCTGCACCTCCGGTACACGTCGAGCGCGGGAACGCCCGATCGGATCGAGGTCGATCTCAATTTCCTCATGCGCGTATCGCTCTCTCCTCCGACGCGGCGCTCGCTCTGGCAGCCCGAAGGGGACGAGCAGCCATCGGTCGCGATCGCTTCTCTGGAAGAGCTGGCAGTCGGCAAGCTGTGCGCGCTGATGGCGCGGGCCTTGCCGCGCGATCTGTTCGATGCGCTGCGGCTGCCGACCCTACTCGGCGATGACTGGCACGGGCGCCGCTTCCGGAGGCTGTTCGTCGCCATGGCGGGGATGCTGGATCACCCGCTGCATCGCTATGGGAGAGAACGACTGGAGCGTGTGACCGCCGCGATGGTGCAGGAGCAGCTCGCGCCCATGCTCAACCGGGACGAGCACATCTCGGCGACGGAGCTGCGGGAGCGCTGCTGGGACGTCATCGCACCGCTGCTGACACTCGAGGCCGAAGAGCGCGAATTCACCGACCGCATCCAGCGAGGCGAGCTGCGCCCGGAGTTGATCTTTCCGGACGATCCGGAGACGGCCGACCGGCTGCGCTCGCATCCGGTACTGGTGTGGAAAGCGGACAACGCCCGTCGCTGGAACGAGAGACGCTGA
- a CDS encoding ADP-ribosylglycohydrolase family protein yields MGTSELTTSDRYRGALLGLAVGDALGTTLEFRTPGSFEPIGDMVGGGPFRLRPGEWTDDTSMALCLAESLVEHGAFDPRDQMERYVRWWREGYLSSNGSCFDIGNTVAAALSRFEKTGEPFSGSTNPRSAGNGALMRLAPVALAFAADPTKAIHLCGESSRTTHGARDSIDACRYLGALLIGALQGRSKEDLLEARFEPTPGCWRAEPLSENIDAIARGSFRTAEPPAIRGTGHVVRSLEAALWAFHRGAGFRDGALRAVNLGDDADTTGAIYGQLAGAFYARSGIPPRWVERVALKDRIVELADGLLSLATG; encoded by the coding sequence ATGGGCACCTCTGAGCTGACCACCAGCGATCGTTATCGCGGCGCGTTGCTCGGCCTGGCGGTCGGTGACGCGCTGGGTACGACCCTGGAGTTCCGAACGCCAGGGTCGTTCGAACCCATCGGCGATATGGTCGGCGGCGGCCCCTTCCGACTCCGTCCCGGCGAGTGGACCGACGATACCTCGATGGCGCTCTGTCTGGCGGAGAGCCTCGTGGAGCACGGCGCGTTCGACCCGAGGGACCAGATGGAGCGCTACGTGCGCTGGTGGCGGGAGGGGTATCTGAGCAGCAACGGGTCCTGCTTCGACATCGGCAACACGGTTGCCGCGGCACTGAGCCGCTTCGAGAAGACGGGAGAGCCGTTCAGCGGCAGTACGAATCCGCGTTCGGCCGGGAATGGCGCTCTCATGCGCCTCGCACCGGTCGCGCTCGCCTTCGCCGCCGATCCGACGAAGGCGATTCATCTCTGCGGTGAGAGCTCGCGGACCACGCACGGGGCGAGGGACTCGATCGACGCGTGTCGCTATCTCGGGGCACTGCTGATCGGCGCGCTGCAGGGCCGTTCGAAAGAAGATCTCCTTGAAGCACGCTTCGAACCGACTCCTGGCTGCTGGCGAGCGGAACCGCTCTCCGAGAACATCGACGCGATCGCTCGCGGGTCATTTCGGACGGCGGAGCCGCCAGCGATCCGGGGCACCGGCCACGTCGTCCGCTCGCTGGAGGCAGCGCTGTGGGCGTTTCACCGTGGCGCAGGCTTCCGCGACGGGGCACTGCGCGCCGTGAATCTCGGCGACGACGCCGACACAACCGGCGCGATCTACGGGCAACTCGCGGGAGCCTTCTACGCGCGATCAGGGATTCCGCCGCGATGGGTGGAGCGTGTTGCGCTCAAGGACCGGATCGTCGAACTGGCCGATGGTCTTTTGTCGCTCGCGACGGGGTGA
- a CDS encoding DEAD/DEAH box helicase, whose amino-acid sequence MPLNPILYTEKVVGDFLRYQLTTYAFADPDLYRQLRDLLSLERTRATPLLKGPYVSLSRAFRTGAAVRDLVADGVLHPFMPNLIPFPHLYGHQERAIRAIASGRTTLISTGTGSGKTECFLYPTISRCLQLRDEGAAAGIVAVFVYPMNALAEDQLGRLRELLAGTGIPFGMYVGKTPRRAADVTGERLRPGASQADYVATLARARAEGRTTAVHPSEERCSREEMQKQPPRILLTNVKQLELLLTRGADIEMFDDARLELLVFDEAHTHAGAAGAETACLIRRLRTFCGRSAADTVCIGTSATLVDADRGVEAGRDFAARFFGVPADAVVLVGEEYQRDDWAARRRLPTPPQGNVADHLQAILSAVDGEGGSGFRLSAAYERLTGESLPGGPDESVPERLYDQLTANELCYLLAESLQRPRDLDALVGELSRAAGRPFAEEELLAWLALGAASRRDGRPLLRPVLHAFVSGVAGAVVTFPPEAPSPRLWLSAEAEAAAEEAEAAAEEAEDDGAEARLFRFPVTTCGACGQHYFVHHAADLRVTPKGLEGGEAIEDRTVWKALDATLDGASRVVLVDALVTDEEDPPARAHDAWVCRFCGAIHAADRPRCDGCGREKALVHLLAVEHHPDHGGYLTSCLACGQTGRPAGGGYREPARPVRAVTVADVHVLAQNMIQHAERRRLLIFADNRQDAAFQAGWMADHARRFRLRALMAERIGRGPVSIGDLVADLDRTLDADDQTSRGLIPEVWAVARKEAVGLEHARERRRFLRIAVLRELATAPRQRLGLEPWGRIRIDYVGLDAELPFVRDWASRLDLDPQRLADGIGAVLDQQRRSLLVLLDREQRVFSHLWIDGMPEIQNGYLPLLRAVPKGLKLRRGPTDDPTRVSAWIGPRGTLVARAVREFGVPAADVERFLEELWNALTTVGILAPVSLQGAQGKVLPHCSGTHQIDGDRLLIAPHGGRWRCRRCRRTAVRPTPHERCLAWGCGGTLEPEKDDPDNYDLQVLAERFALLLPAEHTAQVPTARREELERLFKGDGEAINTLVCTPTLEMGVDIGGLDTVLLRNVPPLPANYWQRVGRAGRRHRLAVNLTYARPASHDRAYFAEPMKLLGGRVDPPRFNLKNEVMLAKHVHAAVITRLHQLSRESSPLAEAERGRIGAALERVLPLWVREYLFDANELVRTTPFDVSPLDAVVRQHADDLLRETQRIFRDTWPADDVEAVEPERLRQIILEMAPALERVIRTIRRRLDWCMDQMAKLDERRRLRGTLDGDEDALYRRCDQMVKRLKGVGQRRRAEAEGFDDRYTYGVLAAEGFLPGYGLDTGSVRGMALVPASVGAEGDYPLPRPSAVALREYIPGNLVYANGRRFVPRQFHLLTSEPLEFHLDLAHEAVAEVGVARDGVAAIGGPSLHAVEICDVDLAHVSHINDEEQYRFQLAVAVYGYEQGRHSAGRMYRWGERQLAFRRNVYMRLVNIGPAQLVGRQQLGYPTSLVSGQSRSPFASQAELKHFTQREQERYGKPPPSVGFYADVVADALSLEGCADRSEAYTVLEALRVGMTRVLEMEREDLQVLVIGRVGEDAVDGLLYDPMPGGSGLLEQACARWGEVVAAAVAVLEGCPSLCERSCIDCLQTFRNAFFHRHLNRHVAAQLIGEWGSALELAHVIPARLPASAPKHAEIPVNAAERRLRDLLNRAHLPEGEWQHPIDLGLPLGSTRPDVFFPGEDELERGICVYLDGLSEHIHGNPRTKARDEAIRTTLRGRRYEVVEIAATDLYDRDQMIYHVARIARMVEGRDRARAVRDDASWYVDDQPPAFGSEDAASPRVAEPAGEYHAAPLILLPQRCDIGPLLGALAGGRALDSSWDRLVLQVPGDAFLPMPSLAFLCTWGRWHVSQQHRLELRGPDQALGYPARMDLLRHLGITFPDGHRLPEAGRFIPLKLIADGDAVYEAVNAICDLIVHQFDNARAFVPAVEWAANEIIDNILIHAESPAEGAVCAQYFPQMHRLEFAICDVGRGIKASLGAAHPVATHAEAIRTALQRGVTRDQNVGQGNGMAGALEIVRQNGGEMRIWSGDALYRFAAGVEQEIAAIPPSPGTGVAFSLDTQRPVDLSQTWIARGAEWSFLNAEAERVADQGIRIAAQCSNTGTRPPAERLRRKILALLPDLDGPLLLDFAGVRSASSSFLDELLGRLAAQLGREDFRQRVRVIGMEPLVKQMADVVVGQRMSENA is encoded by the coding sequence ATGCCGCTGAATCCGATCCTCTACACCGAGAAGGTGGTCGGCGACTTCCTTCGCTACCAGTTGACCACCTACGCCTTCGCCGATCCGGACCTCTACCGGCAACTGCGCGACCTGCTCTCGCTGGAGCGGACGCGCGCGACGCCGCTCCTCAAGGGGCCGTACGTCAGTCTCTCGCGGGCGTTCCGCACCGGCGCGGCGGTGCGCGACCTCGTGGCCGACGGCGTGCTGCACCCCTTCATGCCGAACCTGATCCCCTTCCCACACCTGTATGGGCACCAGGAGCGGGCGATCCGCGCCATCGCCAGCGGGCGCACGACGCTGATCTCGACCGGTACCGGGTCCGGCAAGACGGAGTGCTTTCTCTATCCGACGATCAGTCGCTGCCTGCAACTGCGCGATGAGGGCGCCGCCGCGGGTATCGTGGCCGTGTTCGTCTATCCGATGAACGCGCTCGCCGAGGACCAGCTCGGCCGTCTGCGCGAACTGCTGGCCGGCACCGGCATCCCGTTCGGCATGTACGTCGGCAAGACGCCCCGTCGCGCCGCTGACGTGACCGGCGAGCGCCTGCGTCCGGGAGCCTCGCAGGCCGACTACGTCGCGACGCTCGCACGCGCCCGCGCCGAGGGGCGAACCACGGCGGTGCATCCCAGCGAGGAGCGCTGCTCGCGCGAGGAGATGCAGAAGCAGCCGCCGCGCATCCTGCTGACCAACGTCAAGCAGCTCGAGCTGCTGCTGACCCGCGGCGCCGACATCGAGATGTTCGACGACGCCAGGCTCGAGCTCCTGGTGTTCGACGAGGCGCACACCCACGCCGGCGCCGCCGGCGCCGAGACGGCCTGTCTGATCCGCCGTCTGCGCACCTTCTGCGGGCGCAGCGCTGCCGACACGGTCTGCATCGGCACCTCGGCCACGCTCGTCGATGCCGACCGCGGCGTCGAGGCGGGACGCGACTTCGCCGCGCGCTTCTTCGGCGTGCCCGCCGATGCGGTGGTCCTGGTCGGCGAGGAGTACCAGCGCGACGACTGGGCTGCGCGGCGTCGCCTGCCAACGCCGCCGCAGGGGAACGTCGCGGACCATCTGCAGGCGATCCTGTCCGCCGTGGACGGCGAGGGCGGCTCCGGGTTCCGGCTCTCCGCTGCCTACGAGCGGTTGACGGGTGAATCCCTGCCGGGCGGTCCCGACGAGTCGGTTCCTGAGCGGCTGTACGATCAGCTCACCGCGAACGAGCTCTGCTATCTGCTGGCGGAGAGCCTGCAGCGGCCTCGCGACCTCGACGCGCTCGTCGGCGAGCTGTCGCGGGCGGCGGGTCGTCCATTTGCCGAAGAAGAGCTTCTCGCCTGGCTGGCGCTCGGGGCCGCATCCCGCCGGGATGGGCGTCCGCTCCTGCGTCCGGTGCTGCACGCGTTCGTCAGCGGCGTCGCCGGCGCGGTGGTCACGTTTCCACCCGAAGCGCCGAGTCCGCGGCTGTGGTTGTCCGCCGAAGCGGAAGCCGCCGCCGAGGAAGCGGAAGCCGCCGCCGAGGAAGCGGAGGACGACGGCGCGGAAGCGCGACTCTTCCGCTTCCCCGTCACCACCTGCGGCGCATGCGGACAACACTACTTCGTTCACCACGCCGCGGATCTGCGCGTGACTCCCAAGGGACTCGAGGGCGGCGAGGCGATCGAGGACCGCACCGTGTGGAAGGCGCTCGACGCGACGTTGGACGGCGCCAGCCGGGTGGTGCTGGTCGATGCGCTGGTGACGGACGAGGAAGATCCGCCGGCGCGCGCGCACGATGCGTGGGTCTGCCGTTTCTGCGGCGCCATACACGCTGCCGATCGGCCGCGCTGCGACGGCTGCGGGCGCGAGAAGGCGCTGGTTCACCTGCTCGCCGTCGAGCACCATCCCGATCACGGCGGATATCTGACGAGCTGCCTGGCGTGTGGACAGACCGGCAGACCGGCAGGCGGTGGGTATCGGGAACCCGCTCGCCCGGTCCGAGCGGTCACCGTGGCCGACGTGCATGTGCTGGCGCAGAACATGATCCAGCACGCCGAACGCCGGCGGCTGCTGATCTTCGCCGACAACCGCCAGGATGCCGCCTTCCAGGCCGGGTGGATGGCGGATCACGCCCGGCGTTTCCGGCTGCGCGCCCTCATGGCGGAGCGCATCGGGCGCGGCCCGGTGTCGATCGGCGATCTGGTCGCCGATCTGGATCGCACGTTGGATGCCGACGATCAGACGTCGAGGGGCTTGATCCCCGAGGTGTGGGCCGTGGCGCGCAAGGAGGCCGTCGGCCTCGAGCACGCGCGCGAGCGCCGTCGGTTCCTGCGCATCGCCGTGCTGCGCGAGCTCGCCACCGCACCGCGGCAGCGCCTCGGTCTCGAGCCGTGGGGACGCATCCGTATCGACTACGTCGGCCTCGACGCGGAGCTGCCGTTCGTACGCGATTGGGCCTCGCGCCTCGACCTCGACCCACAACGCCTGGCGGATGGAATCGGCGCCGTCCTCGATCAGCAGCGGCGGTCGCTGCTGGTACTGCTCGATCGCGAGCAACGCGTGTTCTCGCACCTCTGGATAGACGGCATGCCGGAGATCCAGAACGGGTACCTGCCGCTGCTGCGCGCCGTGCCCAAGGGGCTGAAACTGCGCCGCGGACCGACGGACGATCCGACCCGGGTGAGCGCCTGGATCGGGCCGAGGGGCACGCTCGTGGCCCGGGCGGTCCGCGAGTTCGGCGTGCCCGCCGCCGACGTCGAGCGCTTTCTCGAAGAGCTGTGGAACGCGCTCACGACCGTTGGGATCCTGGCGCCGGTCTCTCTGCAGGGAGCGCAAGGGAAGGTCCTGCCGCACTGCTCGGGAACGCATCAGATCGACGGCGATCGACTGCTGATCGCGCCGCACGGCGGTCGCTGGCGCTGCCGGCGCTGCCGGCGGACCGCGGTGCGGCCGACGCCGCACGAGCGCTGCCTCGCCTGGGGTTGCGGCGGCACGCTCGAGCCGGAGAAGGACGACCCCGACAACTACGATCTGCAGGTCCTCGCCGAGCGCTTCGCGCTCCTCCTGCCCGCCGAGCACACGGCGCAGGTGCCGACCGCTCGGCGCGAGGAGCTCGAACGCCTGTTCAAGGGCGACGGCGAGGCCATCAACACCCTGGTGTGCACGCCGACCCTGGAGATGGGCGTGGACATCGGCGGCCTGGATACCGTGCTGCTGCGCAACGTGCCGCCGCTGCCGGCCAACTACTGGCAGCGCGTCGGCCGGGCCGGCCGGCGGCATCGCCTGGCGGTGAACCTCACCTACGCGCGCCCGGCGAGTCACGATCGGGCCTACTTCGCCGAGCCGATGAAGCTGCTCGGCGGGCGTGTCGATCCGCCGCGCTTCAATCTCAAGAACGAGGTGATGCTGGCCAAGCACGTGCACGCGGCGGTGATCACGCGCCTGCACCAGTTGTCCCGCGAGAGCTCGCCGCTTGCCGAAGCGGAGCGGGGCCGCATCGGCGCGGCGCTCGAACGCGTGTTGCCGCTGTGGGTGCGCGAGTATCTCTTCGACGCCAACGAGCTGGTGCGCACGACGCCCTTCGACGTGTCGCCGCTCGATGCCGTGGTGCGGCAGCATGCGGACGACCTGTTGCGCGAGACGCAGCGCATCTTCCGGGACACCTGGCCGGCCGACGACGTCGAGGCGGTCGAGCCGGAGCGTCTGCGGCAGATCATCCTCGAGATGGCGCCGGCGCTGGAGCGGGTCATCCGCACCATCCGCCGGCGCCTCGACTGGTGCATGGATCAGATGGCGAAGCTCGACGAGCGGCGCCGGCTGCGCGGCACGCTCGACGGCGACGAGGACGCGCTGTACCGCCGCTGCGACCAGATGGTGAAGCGGCTGAAGGGCGTCGGGCAGAGGCGCCGTGCCGAGGCCGAGGGATTCGACGACCGCTATACGTATGGGGTCCTGGCCGCCGAGGGGTTCCTCCCCGGCTACGGACTCGATACCGGCTCCGTGCGCGGGATGGCGCTGGTGCCGGCGAGCGTCGGTGCCGAGGGCGACTACCCGCTGCCGCGGCCGTCGGCGGTCGCGTTGCGCGAGTACATTCCCGGCAACCTCGTCTACGCCAACGGCCGCCGCTTCGTGCCGCGGCAGTTCCATCTGCTGACGAGCGAGCCGCTCGAATTTCATCTCGATCTGGCGCACGAGGCGGTCGCCGAGGTGGGAGTGGCGCGCGACGGCGTCGCGGCGATCGGCGGGCCAAGCCTGCATGCGGTCGAGATCTGCGATGTCGATCTCGCGCACGTCTCGCACATCAACGACGAGGAGCAGTATCGGTTCCAGCTCGCGGTCGCCGTCTACGGGTACGAGCAGGGCCGACACAGCGCGGGTCGGATGTACCGCTGGGGCGAACGCCAGTTGGCTTTCCGCCGCAACGTCTACATGCGGCTCGTCAACATCGGGCCGGCCCAGCTCGTCGGCCGGCAGCAGCTCGGGTACCCGACGTCGCTGGTCAGCGGCCAGTCGCGCTCGCCGTTTGCCTCCCAGGCGGAGCTGAAGCACTTCACCCAGCGCGAGCAGGAGCGCTACGGGAAGCCGCCGCCGTCCGTCGGCTTCTACGCCGACGTCGTCGCCGACGCCCTCAGTCTCGAGGGCTGTGCCGATCGGAGCGAAGCCTACACGGTGCTCGAGGCGCTGCGCGTCGGCATGACCCGGGTGCTCGAGATGGAGCGCGAGGACCTGCAGGTCCTGGTCATCGGCCGGGTCGGCGAGGACGCGGTCGATGGCCTGCTCTACGATCCCATGCCCGGCGGTTCCGGTCTGCTGGAGCAGGCCTGCGCCCGCTGGGGCGAGGTCGTGGCCGCCGCGGTCGCGGTGCTGGAGGGGTGTCCCTCGCTGTGCGAGCGATCGTGCATCGACTGCCTGCAGACCTTCCGCAACGCCTTCTTCCACCGCCACCTGAATCGGCACGTCGCCGCGCAGCTCATCGGCGAGTGGGGAAGCGCGCTCGAGCTCGCGCACGTCATCCCCGCCCGGCTGCCTGCTTCGGCGCCGAAGCACGCCGAGATTCCGGTGAACGCGGCCGAGCGCCGGCTGCGCGATCTGCTCAACCGTGCCCATCTGCCCGAGGGGGAATGGCAGCATCCGATCGACCTCGGTCTGCCGCTTGGGAGCACGCGCCCCGACGTGTTCTTCCCTGGCGAGGACGAGCTCGAGCGTGGGATCTGTGTGTACCTCGACGGGCTGAGCGAGCACATCCACGGCAATCCGCGCACGAAGGCCAGGGACGAGGCGATCCGCACGACGTTGCGGGGCCGGCGCTACGAGGTGGTCGAGATCGCGGCCACCGACCTCTATGACCGCGATCAGATGATCTACCACGTGGCGCGCATCGCCAGGATGGTCGAGGGCAGGGATCGGGCACGCGCGGTTCGCGACGACGCGTCCTGGTACGTTGATGACCAGCCACCGGCGTTCGGTTCGGAGGATGCCGCCAGTCCTCGAGTCGCGGAGCCCGCCGGCGAGTATCATGCGGCGCCGCTCATTCTGTTGCCGCAACGTTGCGACATCGGCCCGCTGCTCGGCGCGCTCGCCGGTGGTCGGGCACTCGACTCGTCGTGGGACCGGCTCGTCCTGCAGGTGCCCGGAGACGCCTTCCTGCCGATGCCGTCCCTGGCGTTCCTCTGCACCTGGGGGCGCTGGCATGTCTCCCAGCAACATCGCCTGGAGCTGCGTGGCCCGGACCAGGCGCTCGGCTATCCGGCGCGCATGGATCTGCTCCGGCACCTCGGCATCACCTTCCCGGATGGCCATCGTCTGCCGGAGGCGGGTCGATTCATCCCGTTGAAGCTGATTGCCGACGGCGATGCCGTGTACGAAGCCGTGAACGCCATCTGCGATCTGATCGTGCACCAGTTCGACAACGCCCGTGCATTCGTTCCCGCGGTCGAGTGGGCAGCGAACGAGATCATCGACAACATCCTCATCCACGCCGAGAGCCCGGCCGAGGGCGCAGTCTGCGCGCAGTACTTCCCGCAGATGCACCGGCTGGAGTTCGCGATCTGCGACGTCGGGCGCGGCATCAAGGCGTCGCTCGGGGCGGCCCATCCGGTGGCGACACACGCCGAGGCGATCCGGACCGCGCTGCAGCGCGGCGTCACCCGCGACCAGAACGTCGGCCAGGGAAACGGCATGGCCGGCGCGCTCGAGATCGTGCGCCAGAACGGCGGCGAGATGCGTATCTGGAGCGGCGACGCGCTCTACCGCTTCGCCGCCGGCGTCGAGCAGGAGATCGCCGCGATTCCGCCGTCACCCGGGACCGGCGTCGCGTTCTCGCTCGACACCCAGCGTCCCGTCGATCTCTCGCAGACCTGGATCGCGCGCGGCGCCGAATGGTCCTTCCTCAACGCCGAGGCCGAACGCGTCGCCGACCAGGGCATCCGCATCGCCGCCCAGTGCAGCAACACCGGCACCCGTCCGCCCGCCGAGCGCCTGCGCCGCAAGATCCTCGCCCTGCTTCCCGATCTCGACGGCCCGCTACTGCTCGACTTCGCCGGCGTCCGCAGCGCCTCCAGCAGCTTCCTCGACGAGCTCCTCGGGAGGCTCGCCGCCCAGCTCGGCCGCGAGGACTTCCGGCAGCGCGTGCGCGTGATCGGCATGGAACCGCTGGTCAAGCAGATGGCCGACGTGGTTGTAGGTCAGCGGATGTCGGAGAATGCCTGA
- a CDS encoding ADP-ribosylglycohydrolase family protein, giving the protein MLLGLAIGDALGNPTESSLPGARFSEYGEIRDYVANRHAEGRAVGLPSDDSQLAFWTLERLLEDGGLDPERLADTFASRRIFGIGQAVRGFVRARKEGRRWYEAGEHSAGNGAVMRIAPVILPHLRAPSSALWEDAVVAGAITHNDASSIAACVAMTGILWELVGAPRAPEPIWWVDAYCSRARVLEGDVALTPRFQALAQTFRGPVWHLVDTRVREAVRGQLPVLEACERWYSGAFLLETIPSALYILARHGDDPEEAIVRAVNDTKDNDTIAAIVGAAVGALHGAEALPERWKKGLLGRTREDDDGRVFHLIAAAKERWAPLS; this is encoded by the coding sequence ATGCTGCTCGGGCTGGCGATCGGCGATGCACTGGGCAATCCAACCGAGAGTAGCCTACCCGGGGCTCGGTTTTCAGAATATGGCGAGATTCGGGACTACGTTGCCAATCGCCACGCCGAGGGACGGGCCGTCGGCCTTCCGTCGGATGACAGCCAGCTCGCGTTCTGGACACTGGAGCGACTGCTGGAGGACGGTGGCTTGGACCCGGAGCGTCTGGCGGATACCTTCGCTTCGCGGCGAATCTTTGGGATCGGGCAGGCGGTGCGAGGATTCGTCAGGGCGCGGAAGGAGGGACGCCGCTGGTACGAGGCCGGCGAGCACTCCGCGGGCAACGGAGCGGTGATGCGCATCGCGCCGGTGATACTTCCGCACCTGCGCGCTCCATCGAGCGCACTGTGGGAAGACGCGGTCGTGGCTGGGGCAATCACGCACAACGACGCGAGCTCGATCGCGGCATGCGTGGCGATGACGGGAATCCTCTGGGAGCTCGTCGGAGCGCCCAGGGCGCCGGAGCCGATCTGGTGGGTGGATGCGTATTGCAGCCGCGCCCGCGTGCTGGAGGGAGACGTAGCACTCACGCCGCGGTTTCAAGCCCTTGCGCAAACCTTCCGCGGGCCAGTGTGGCACCTCGTGGACACGAGAGTGAGGGAGGCCGTGCGTGGGCAGCTGCCGGTGCTCGAGGCCTGCGAGCGGTGGTATTCGGGCGCGTTCCTGCTCGAGACGATCCCGTCAGCGCTCTACATTCTTGCGCGTCACGGTGACGATCCCGAGGAGGCGATCGTGCGGGCGGTGAACGACACCAAGGACAATGACACCATCGCCGCCATCGTCGGCGCGGCCGTCGGCGCCCTTCACGGTGCCGAAGCGCTGCCCGAACGGTGGAAGAAGGGACTGCTCGGTCGCACGCGAGAAGACGACGACGGGCGAGTCTTCCATCTGATCGCCGCGGCCAAGGAACGATGGGCACCTCTGAGCTGA
- a CDS encoding DUF429 domain-containing protein, which yields MLTVLGIDLASASWSSNGSAEVVFDATAVRDVRPGAIAWPTHLPLSAFTLADVIDAHVRAREIRAVALDGPQGWRDPSTPEGTRGVGRRCELACQTQGKTGAYGITFPRTQRPWIEFCIAVFDSLLARPGVVLANELPESPPASGYVLLECFPTSAWRSTGIAPLPGKGRRSSLAPYAEALRRAYALPRFEVVSHDDLQAVVAALCAASIVGGPLRALPRGRAAFIAEHDDGVHRLVEGIIWDVEPSGGAVDFAIPTAVDVRQSLPSRERPPTRRAPRVQVRSTPPTNIATARVTRGVLVEVSRAGRDHPKMIALRNVPGGTRAAPRLLALSIEGEEYRLLVGDSHAVWRTHQTPATLSGFDALFALLASRPDHAVVIDSIRQL from the coding sequence ATGTTGACCGTACTTGGAATCGACCTGGCTAGCGCCAGTTGGTCAAGCAACGGCAGCGCTGAAGTGGTGTTCGATGCTACCGCAGTGCGCGACGTGAGGCCTGGGGCGATCGCCTGGCCCACCCATCTGCCACTCTCAGCATTCACGCTTGCGGACGTGATCGACGCACATGTTCGTGCCCGTGAGATTCGCGCCGTGGCGCTCGACGGACCTCAGGGATGGCGTGACCCGTCAACGCCGGAGGGGACGCGGGGCGTCGGGCGGCGTTGCGAGTTGGCGTGCCAGACGCAGGGCAAGACGGGCGCTTACGGCATCACGTTCCCTCGGACGCAACGTCCGTGGATCGAGTTCTGCATAGCCGTCTTCGATTCACTACTGGCGAGGCCGGGCGTGGTGTTGGCCAATGAGCTGCCGGAGTCGCCGCCGGCGAGCGGCTATGTCCTCCTCGAGTGCTTTCCGACATCGGCCTGGCGATCGACTGGCATCGCGCCACTGCCTGGCAAAGGCCGGCGATCATCGTTGGCGCCTTATGCGGAGGCACTGAGGCGCGCCTATGCATTGCCGCGCTTCGAGGTAGTCAGCCATGATGATCTGCAGGCGGTGGTCGCCGCGCTCTGCGCGGCGAGCATCGTCGGTGGTCCGCTCAGAGCACTTCCACGGGGCCGAGCAGCGTTCATCGCCGAGCATGACGACGGCGTCCATCGGCTGGTGGAGGGGATCATCTGGGATGTGGAGCCGAGCGGCGGAGCAGTGGATTTTGCGATCCCGACAGCGGTTGATGTCCGACAATCACTTCCATCGCGAGAGAGGCCGCCTACGCGGCGGGCACCGAGGGTTCAGGTGCGCTCGACGCCGCCCACGAACATCGCGACGGCGCGGGTTACTCGGGGGGTGCTGGTCGAGGTCAGTCGTGCGGGCCGCGATCATCCGAAGATGATCGCACTGCGCAATGTTCCTGGCGGCACACGGGCCGCCCCCCGCCTTCTGGCGCTGAGCATCGAAGGCGAGGAGTACCGACTGCTCGTTGGCGACAGTCACGCTGTCTGGCGCACCCACCAGACACCGGCGACGCTCAGCGGGTTCGATGCGCTGTTCGCACTCCTGGCCAGCCGCCCGGACCATGCTGTCGTCATCGACAGCATACGCCAGTTGTAG